In Rosa chinensis cultivar Old Blush chromosome 1, RchiOBHm-V2, whole genome shotgun sequence, a genomic segment contains:
- the LOC112166343 gene encoding uncharacterized protein LOC112166343: protein MASPPEKPVENPPKKSGWSWFTSFEYDKEIDKPGDARNVLLVVAALITAVTFQAGVNPPGGVWQDNDNGHTAGRAIYATHKAPFYVFLISNTLALSSSIFIIVLLTHRFPFHFEVMIATLSMIVTYGSAVFAVTPNESVKFRYILFTAALPYVLRFLFQLFKKYKHSVRFRCQNPCSDC, encoded by the coding sequence ATGGCTAGCCCACCAGAAAAACCAGTAGAGAACCCTCCAAAAAAATCTGGGTGGAGCTGGTTCACGAGCTTTGAGTATGACAAGGAGATCGACAAACCAGGCGATGCACGTAACGTTCTGCTAGTAGTTGCAGCGCTGATCACTGCCGTGACCTTCCAAGCCGGGGTCAATCCTCCGGGAGGCGTTTGGCAAGACAATGATAATGGACACACTGCAGGAAGAGCCATTTATGCAACTCACAAGGCGCcgttttatgtgttcttgatatCGAACACCTTGGCTCTTTCGAGTTCGATCTTCATAATTGTTTTGCTTACTCACAGGTTCCCTTTCCATTTTGAGGTAATGATTGCCACGCTTTCTATGATTGTGACTTATGGCTCTGCTGTGTTTGCTGTGACCCCGAACGAGTCTGTGAAGTTTCGTTACATATTGTTCACTGCTGCTCTGCCTTATGTGCTGAGGTTCTTGTTTCAGTTGTTCAAGAAGTATAAACATTCTGTTCGTTTTAGGTGTCAAAACCCATGTTCCGATTGCTAA